The following coding sequences lie in one Acidimicrobiia bacterium genomic window:
- a CDS encoding aldo/keto reductase, producing the protein MDARSEPRMELRPFGRTGLHVSAVGYGCWEIGGGYGDIAAAEFERAVGRALDLGINCFDTAEGYGMGASEQALGQALGRRRDEALVVTKFGMNYRDKPNLRDSSRARVLASIDKSLKNLGTDYVDVYLVHWPDRLTPFEETMGALDDIVREGKVRFVGLSNFKLEEIEACMAIRRVDVVQYGFNMFDRRMQRDILPYCAQHGVGFMAYGSLAYGLLTGTFTEDIEFGGQDWRSRQGNMGSIKMFAALFGPDRFANNVRAVEELKALAARYDKSVPQLALRWATSHPAVSTALVGCRTVGEVEDNVGALGWSIDGADLAEIDAIFERHGVDTMPEFWIEET; encoded by the coding sequence ATGGACGCACGCAGCGAGCCACGCATGGAGCTCCGCCCGTTCGGTCGTACGGGCCTCCACGTCTCGGCCGTCGGGTACGGGTGCTGGGAGATCGGCGGAGGCTACGGCGACATCGCGGCGGCCGAGTTCGAGCGGGCCGTCGGCCGCGCGCTCGACCTCGGGATCAACTGCTTCGACACCGCCGAGGGGTACGGCATGGGCGCGTCCGAGCAGGCCCTCGGTCAAGCGTTGGGGCGGCGTCGCGACGAGGCCCTCGTCGTCACGAAGTTCGGCATGAACTACCGCGACAAGCCAAACCTCCGGGACAGCAGCCGTGCGCGCGTGCTCGCGTCGATCGACAAGAGCTTGAAGAACCTCGGCACCGACTACGTCGACGTGTACCTCGTGCACTGGCCCGACCGCCTCACGCCGTTCGAGGAGACGATGGGCGCGCTCGACGACATCGTGCGCGAGGGCAAGGTCCGCTTCGTCGGCCTCTCGAACTTCAAGCTCGAGGAGATCGAGGCGTGCATGGCGATCCGGCGTGTCGACGTCGTGCAGTACGGGTTCAACATGTTCGACCGGCGGATGCAGCGCGACATCCTCCCGTATTGCGCGCAGCACGGCGTCGGGTTCATGGCGTACGGATCGCTCGCGTACGGCCTGCTGACCGGGACGTTCACCGAGGACATCGAGTTCGGTGGGCAGGACTGGCGGTCGCGACAGGGGAACATGGGCTCGATCAAGATGTTCGCCGCCCTCTTCGGCCCCGACCGGTTCGCGAACAACGTCCGCGCGGTCGAGGAGCTCAAGGCGCTCGCGGCGCGCTACGACAAGAGCGTCCCGCAGCTCGCGCTGCGCTGGGCCACGTCGCATCCGGCCGTGAGCACCGCGCTCGTGGGGTGCCGCACCGTCGGCGAGGTCGAGGACAACGTCGGCGCACTCGGGTGGTCGATCGACGGCGCCGACCTCGCCGAGATCGACGCGATCTTCGAACGGCACGGCGTCGACACGATGCCCGAGTTCTGGATCGAGGAGACATGA